CAGATTTCTTTCCTGTACAGCTTACCTACCTGGAAGACTATCGGTCCCGGACCTTTCGGAATAGTGATTGTCTGGCTAACAACCATCAGAAGGTAGAGTAAGGGCAATACCGTCAAACACAATCCTATTGCCAATGGCAGTTGCCAAAAATCCGCAAACCGGATCTCCAGGTAAAGACCCAATGCCAGGAAAAGCACACCTGTAACAATAATCCTTCTCGTTAATTTACTGTAGCAACGGTTGGGGGTCAATATCAGGTTCCCGTCCTGCCAGTGTATCATTTGCTCTTTCATCGCCTTCCAAGTATTTTTTCAGTTTCCAGCAGGAGCGCTTCCGAATTTTTTACATTCATTAAGTTTGTTCCTAATAAGACAGGCTCCTGTTTATTGGATCGATTTACAATAGCATAAGCAGAAGAAATCAATATCAAAACATAGATCTGGTTGCTTAGGCTGAAGCTTTGGATATCGGCAAAGGCCATTGTTCGTTTGGATGACAATAGCCCCGATTTTTGGGTTATGAGCTGACTGTTCCCGTCTATAACAACGCTGCTGAACATCTTAACGATAAAGCAACATCCAAATATGAACAGAATACCTGAAAATATATAGGCTTCCACTTGCGGGGCTCTTTTGAGGAAGAACCAGGCGCCTACGGCAAAAAGTAATGCAGCCACGATAACGAATTGGCTATTTAGGCTTTTTCTTTTGTAAACGTTCGGGCTTATCTGCTGGTAATATCTATAATCCGTCATAAAAGTTTTGGGTTTAATTTTAATCAGATAAATACTTATCGTTCCCTGTTGTGCAGTATCATGGCCGGAATCAGACATAACAAGGCAGTAAAAAACCAGGCAATGATGGTTGATTGCCCGGTTTTAAAATAATAGTTAGCCAATGAAAGAAAACTTATTCTCAAAAAAACCTCCGATTATAGGAAGGGGTTTCCTGGCCCCATTGGAGGCATTGATGATGCCAATGATCAATAAAAAGATGGAGATAAAGCTAATATAACTCAGCGCAAAAATATGTGTTACACTCATTAGGATCTGTAAAGTAAAGCCCAGCACAAAGGAGAAAATAATCAATCCAAGTCCCTGCCGGAGATGATATTTGGCAAAATCATCTGCCTTTTCTTTTCCTGAGAAATAGGCGATGAGCCACCCGATAAGCGTGATGTAAGAAACAATTGATACTGTTTTGTTGTCCATGATTGTGTGATTTTGAATTTTGGAGGTTTAGGAAGATGTAATGTCTCCCATAATTATTGCTGTTGCAAATTTGGCCGGCAAAATCTGACCTTCAAAGTTTTGACCGCCTACGTAATTCCTACTTCAGTTGGATAGAGCGTCTACAGAATGTCTACTCGATGTCTACATTATTTGTAAGTAGCTGATTTTTAGCTTATTATTGTTGTAGACGCTCTGTTTTTTTAAAGCTGGAATGCTGTAGCAGGCTGAAAATTTTAATACTTTCACAAAATGAAGAACCAGTTTATTGCCCTGATGATGATGTTGAGCATCCTTCCTGTAGTTGCCGGGGCACAACATAATCCATATGTAGACAGTCTTAAGAAGGCGTTGACCATATCAAAAAATGAAGAAAAATTTAATATATACTATAAACTGGCCAATACGTACAGGATGAACAGCGCCTATGACGCAGCCGCAAAAATGGCGGAGGCTTATAAACTGGCTGCTGAAAGTGAAAAGAATCAGGTAGAGCAGGTAAAGGCATATAGTGTATTGATGCATATCCAGCTGAACCAGTCGGATTTCAAAAAGGCACAGTTGTATATGGATTCAGTAGAATGGGCGGGGGGAGATGGGAAGAACCTGGTGTGCCGGAATTATGTGAACTACGCAAAAGCTATTTTCTATTATGCACTTGACAATAGTGAAATGGTGGTGAAGTATTGTCAGGAAATTCTAAAAGAGGCAGAGCCGGACAACAAAGATCAGTTTCTGCAGGGACGGTGTTATTATTACCTGTACACGGTATACACCAATTACAACGATTTTGAGAAAAGTCTTTATTACGCAAAGAAAACGGCCATGATAGCCGGGGAAATCGCGGATATGGAGCTGCTCAGCTCCGCCTGTTCAGCATTAGGGGTAGTATATACCTATCGGTACGACAGGGAAAAGAATAAGTACGACCTGGATTCGGTGATCTATTACACCAGGCAGGCAGGGGACATCTATTTTACCCATCCCGGAAAAATCTCCTATGAAACTTATGCGTTGGCCCGGTTGAATCTCTCCAGCTATTATCTGCGGTATTATTTTGATCGTAATCCCGCAATGGGGATTGTGGTTACAGATACCGTGCAGGCTTTGCTGAATACCTCCCGCGCGAAGGGTTTAAAAATAAATGAGGATGTTGAGGCCAGTTGCTACGGTATGCTTGGCCGTATTGCGAAAGCGGGCGGCGATTTTGCCGCTGCGGATAACTATTTTGCAAAGGGAATGACAGTACTGGATAGCGCCCGCCTGCCATATTATTATACTCACAACAACCTGCTGACAGACCAGTCGGATCTCTATGCCCAAAAAGGTGATTATAAAAAGGCATATGAACTGCAGAAAAAGCTGGTGGAGAACAACGCAAAGCTGTTTGATGAAGATCAGGCGTTGATCGTAAATAAGCTCGAAGCTCAATACCAGGCAAAAAAAAAGGAACAGGAGGTACAGGTACTGAAGGAGCAGGCCCGAAGCCGGCAAAAGGCGCAGAATCTGTATCTGGGGCTGGCAGGAATTGGCCTGGTAGGGGTTTTCTTTATGTTCCGGTCCTACTATTTTAATCTGAAATTCTCACAGGAGGCGCAGAAAAAGCTGGAGGCCGAACAACATGAGGCGCAAACACTTATTCGTTTGCAGAACGAAGAGCAGGCACGCCTGAAGGCGGAGCAGGAGCTGCTGGAACTGCAGCAACAGCAGCTGCGGGATGAGGTAATGATCCGGCAGTTACAGGTACAGCACAAAAACGAAGTATTGCAAACCCTTAAGGAAAAACTGCAAGTGGAAGATCCCGTCAATATTCAGCAGATCATTAGAGAAGAAAATATACTGGACGCGGATTTCGAGAAGGCAAAGTTCAGCATACAAGAGGTACATCCCAATTTTTTTAAGCAACTGAACGAAAAAGCCCAGCAGAAACTTACTTCCCTCGATCAGAAATACTGC
The genomic region above belongs to Chitinophaga sp. 180180018-3 and contains:
- a CDS encoding DUF4870 domain-containing protein, with protein sequence MDNKTVSIVSYITLIGWLIAYFSGKEKADDFAKYHLRQGLGLIIFSFVLGFTLQILMSVTHIFALSYISFISIFLLIIGIINASNGARKPLPIIGGFFENKFSFIG